The Phormidium ambiguum IAM M-71 genome window below encodes:
- a CDS encoding NfeD family protein, which produces MYFTYIGIFAQTTTNSSFNFSPPWLWFTVGVVLCFTEFFLAQKLPNQFKKIALFLGISAFITAISVWQMAVAMEVDWSLTNNYDEDFHIQIVYWMGVSLALIIWVRPGLSKRKKVVIPDATEARTITEIFPGKTGKVLYEGCYWQACCVDKQMAIGPNQKVLVLRRQGNTLIISFHQ; this is translated from the coding sequence GTGTACTTTACTTATATTGGGATTTTTGCCCAAACGACTACTAATTCATCATTTAATTTTAGTCCGCCTTGGCTATGGTTTACCGTCGGAGTTGTGCTTTGTTTCACAGAATTTTTCCTAGCCCAAAAACTGCCGAATCAATTCAAAAAAATTGCTTTGTTTCTAGGGATTAGCGCATTTATTACTGCAATTTCTGTTTGGCAAATGGCAGTGGCAATGGAAGTTGATTGGAGCCTCACCAATAATTACGATGAAGATTTTCACATTCAAATCGTGTATTGGATGGGGGTTTCTCTAGCCTTAATTATCTGGGTACGTCCCGGATTAAGTAAGCGAAAAAAGGTGGTTATTCCTGATGCTACTGAAGCAAGAACAATCACAGAAATTTTCCCAGGAAAAACCGGAAAAGTGTTGTATGAAGGCTGTTATTGGCAAGCCTGTTGTGTTGATAAACAAATGGCGATCGGGCCAAATCAAAAAGTTTTGGTTCTCCGC